From Paraburkholderia sabiae, a single genomic window includes:
- a CDS encoding Rossmann-fold NAD(P)-binding domain-containing protein, which produces MKADTILVLGSTGKTGRRVVERLEKQGVNVRHGSRSGTPPFDWAERATWASALNDVKAVYITYFPDLAVEGAADDIHAFTQQAVQSGVRRLVLLSGRGEAEAQRCEDIVRNAGVEWTLLRASWFAQNFSEAHFLEPILAGELALPVGDIGEPFVDADDIADVAVAALTEDGHVGQLYELTGPRLLHFADAVAEIAKATERQLRFTCVTMPEYVAALEAAQLPPDVICLIRYLFTEVLDGRNASVQDGVFRALGRQPRDFSAYARATAATGVWTPAVDDSAPSF; this is translated from the coding sequence ATGAAAGCAGACACGATTCTCGTACTGGGCAGCACGGGCAAGACAGGCCGCCGCGTGGTGGAGCGGCTCGAGAAGCAGGGCGTGAACGTGAGACACGGCTCACGTTCCGGCACGCCGCCGTTCGACTGGGCCGAGCGCGCGACATGGGCGTCCGCGTTGAACGACGTGAAAGCCGTGTACATCACGTACTTTCCCGACCTTGCCGTCGAAGGTGCGGCTGACGACATTCATGCGTTCACGCAGCAGGCCGTACAAAGTGGTGTGCGACGCCTCGTGCTGTTGTCGGGACGCGGCGAAGCGGAAGCGCAGCGTTGCGAAGATATCGTGCGCAATGCGGGCGTCGAATGGACGTTGCTGCGTGCAAGCTGGTTCGCGCAGAACTTCAGCGAGGCGCATTTTCTCGAACCCATTCTCGCGGGCGAACTGGCGTTGCCGGTCGGCGACATCGGCGAGCCTTTCGTCGATGCGGACGATATCGCCGATGTCGCCGTCGCCGCGCTAACGGAAGACGGTCACGTGGGCCAGCTCTACGAATTGACGGGACCGCGCTTGTTGCATTTCGCGGATGCCGTCGCCGAGATCGCGAAAGCCACCGAACGCCAGCTCCGCTTCACGTGCGTGACGATGCCGGAATACGTCGCTGCACTCGAAGCAGCGCAACTGCCGCCCGACGTGATCTGCCTGATCCGCTATCTGTTCACGGAAGTGCTCGATGGACGCAATGCGTCCGTGCAGGACGGCGTGTTTCGCGCGCTCGGACGACAACCGCGAGACTTCAGCGCTTACGCGCGGGCAACGGCTGCGACAGGCGTCTGGACACCCGCTGTCGACGACAGCGCGCCAAGCTTCTGA